A DNA window from Bacillota bacterium contains the following coding sequences:
- the rpoE gene encoding DNA-directed RNA polymerase subunit delta → MMYGEGWEEKTTILNFVYELFKTGGQPLHYSLLIEEVAKRFLDREEDLVRAKARFYTWLNLDPRFVYLGQGQWGLRSWIPEKGGRRVPLLSLMHKTLEYDDGSPRIPGREQPDELFPAHEMLMEKEEPVSDDYLP, encoded by the coding sequence ATGATGTACGGAGAAGGATGGGAAGAGAAAACGACAATTCTGAACTTTGTCTACGAACTCTTTAAAACCGGCGGCCAACCTCTTCATTATTCGCTTTTAATAGAGGAGGTCGCGAAGAGGTTCCTGGATCGGGAAGAGGATCTGGTGCGAGCAAAAGCAAGGTTTTATACATGGCTTAATCTTGATCCCCGTTTTGTCTATTTAGGTCAGGGACAGTGGGGGTTGCGCAGTTGGATACCCGAAAAAGGTGGACGTCGTGTTCCTCTTCTCTCGCTCATGCACAAGACGCTGGAATACGACGACGGGTCGCCCCGAATTCCGGGGCGGGAACAGCCGGATGAACTTTTTCCTGCTCATGAAATGCTCATGGAAAAAGAAGAGCCCGTTTCTGACGACTATCTTCCCTAG